The genomic DNA actttttgcttctttatgtcaaaatacaccccaataacttcccttaatcattccttatatcattaaaatatttatttttttaattatattatatatatgaaaggagagagaattgtaagaggagagagaagagtgtaaagaaaagagagaaattttttttttgaatttaataatcataaggatcgcAATAGTGGAACCCTATACTTTGGGTTCTACTATAGCGATCCTCATGGTTGAGGCTTATTTAGAGAATCTACTGTGggacattttttgtgattttttggacatattctctacacatagggaacagactcccttataagagcattcccagcagctacccgatcatttttcctaaatttaatgatccaaactactttttgctttcttatATCAATTTACACCCCAATAGCTTCCCTAAATacttccctatatcattaaaatattatatttttattttactttttttatattttattcctttaatttatactttctctctccttcatattttcttcttctttctttccgaTGCAGCGCAGCACAGCAGcaacccatttcttcttcctatgatttcttccttttcttctctttccaacAAGGAAGCTAATGTCCTCACTCTTGTCCCTGTGATCCTCTTGCACCCAACCAcctcaaatttcttcaatttccaaCACCCCCTCGCGATCGCTATCAACCCCATGTCTTCCAAGGCCGCCGAGTTCTTTATCGACAGCGACTCTAACCCCTCGCACAACGTGACCCCATCCAACTGCGACCCAATCGGCACTCACATGCCTTGACGACTTGtgtctttgatttgatttctgggtttctttggtttgatttgatttatgggTCTGAAATCTCTGGTTTGAAATCTCTTGTCTGAAATCTCTGATTCGGACTGAAATATCTGGTTTGATCGATCTGGGTTTCTGGTTTGATCGTTTGGtggtgcgagagagagagaaagagaggtgagAGAGTCAGAGAGAGACGTGAGACgggaggagagaagagagagaatatgttttttttctaatttaataagcatgtggattgctacagttgaacccaaaacATTCAACTGTagctgatggtttaaggaaccatataGAGAATCTGTTGTAGGAtgttttttgcgattttttagACATAGGAAAacgttttttgcgattttttagacataggaatagggagtctgctgaaaatgctctaagaagtctgctgaaaatgctctaaaaaataaaaacaacacatAATAGCTAAATTTACTTTAGCTGAACCAGAGACTGCTCAGCTAATTTGGTTGGAGAGCAGGAGCTTCGTCCAATGACAGGTTGCATTGGATACCAATGCCGGTCACCTCAGCTCATCTTATTCGCATTGGATacgatttaaataaaaaattactacaatatatatatacaattttttttttttctcacatcattATCGTCCTTCCTCAAGAAAATTAGTCggtcaaaatttaaatctgAATGGCACTTTCGACACAAAAAGTAAATATAGTTTTGAGGCAATTTAATTCCTAGTTGAGCGATCCCTTTCAACAGCACTAGTATTTACTGCAAAGCATGAAAAGATGTCTCCTCCACTAACTACGTCGTCAGCTTTAAGGAAGTTGTCAAGAAGttgctcttttttgttttgacgCCTCACCTGTGTGAACAAGTGAACAACGTACATCACTGCAAGGCCTGAAAAGATGGTCTCCTCCAATAACTACGTCGTCAGCTTTAAGGAAGTTGCCAAGAAGttgctcttttttgttttgacgCCTCACCTGTGTGAACAACGTACATCACTGCAAGGCCTGAAAAGATGGTCTCCTCCAATAACTACGTCGTCAGCTTTAAGGAAGTTGCCAAGAAGTTGCTCTATGCTTGGCGAGCTTTGTTTCTTCTGCAATTCACTCTCAACGATGGCCTTCCATGTTGAGACTGGGGAGCAGGCCGGCTGTGGGTATGTTGTaaagcatagaaaaaaaaaaatggtttgagTGAAATTGAGGAGAATACcgaaacaataaacaaagaaaaagagttagCTCAcagtcagaaaaaaaaaaaaacagcaaggAAAAATAAGTTGGGGCTTTGGGTGGATcaaaagttagaaaaaaatgagaacaaatGATTCCTGCGTGGTGTGTTCGGTGTGCTGTAAAAGTATATATAGAATGTGAAGAAAAAAGTGGCaaatttctgttttctttggCAATCATTTTCCTCTTCTTGCTCCTACGAATCTTTGTCAATGGAAATTAAAGAGCAGAGCCCACACATATATAAAGAAAACTAAAGCTAAAGAATGTACAGCGTTAACTTGAATAATGGAGTATAATGCTAAAAGAATCTTAGCAccatttctttatgttttagTTATCCCACGATCCTTTAGTggattttttattaatgcttaATATGTAATGTAATCCTTCAGTCAATTGAATTAAGTAGTAATTAGAAATGTAAAAGTTGAGACAAAAGCGCTAAATATTACTGCATGTTATGAGAAATTGAgaataatttatcttttttttttttttttttggttagtaaGCTCTTACTCATATCACTTTTGCGTAAAGAGTAATGTTGtacaaagttatatatatatattttttaatttttacactCTTTTAaggaacttttaaaatttaataaaaaatcatttaaattagtggtaattttaaaactcactttaAGAGAATGGAAAAATAAGtgtgaaaattaataaataaatagaaagtgTGTATGATTTTTCTTTGCGTAAATCACGAGTACAAAATCTTAGACTTGACTTCTTTTATATTCGGCGTGGAACCAAGATGGAATGACCTTCATCATGGCGTATATTTTATCCGTTTTTTGACCAAATTGATCAATGAACACAACAACAGTGGTTAAGTTTGgctttgttaatttattatatgcaattaaatcataatttggtTGCATTGGATACCTTAATGCGGGTCACCATGTACAGCCCTTTTTCCCTTcatttttatcctttaaaataTGATGACTCCTTTATTCCATCTTTCTTTTCGTTAACGTGGCTCCGTTTTCTGTACTACAACTACAAGGAAATTGCCAACAAGTTTCTTGGCAAagcaaagccaaaaaaaaaaaaaaaaaaaagcgatgGATGACGACTCAAAGCAGAAagccaaagaaaaagatgaaacaGGAAGTCGGATAACTTGTTTAAGATTGctttagaaaatttaaaaagtattttaatttagtatttcAAAAGATGTAAAGTTTTAAACGAAAATAGGCAAATAATGGAATAATGAAGTGCATTAAAGTGCGATTAAACTGGAAATCGCTTCAAAGCATGAAAAGGTCAGCTTTAGCTTTAATGAAGTTGCCAGGCAGTTGCTCATTTGATTCAAAGAATTATCGCAATTCTCACTACCCTTCACCCCCTTACTCAAAGGATAAAGATttcacattgcaaattttttaaNNNNNNNNNNNNNNNNNNNNNNNNNNNNNNNNNNNNNNNNNNNNNNNNNNNNNNNNNNNNNNNNNNNNNNNNNNNNNNNNNNNNNNNNNNNNNNNNNNNNaatttaaaatataaaatatttatgagATATTCAAAACTGATTATATGTGTAcgtcacatcaaaatattttttaaaataaaaactataaaacattCTCTAAAAGACACTAACAAATGGAACCCATTTTTTTCAATCGATCAAGGAACAAAAATATGTTTttccaaaaactatttttatatttctgtTAGATCATTATCTTtttagaaagaaattaaaaaaaaaaaaaacaaaaaaacaaaaaaagcccttccaaaatacattaacaagcAAAcagagttatttttttattgagaggaacaaaatcattattctttttttttttcatcccaaAACAAACTTTTGGAATGCTAAAAATGCTGTGACACTTGGGATGCAGTGAGATGTAAACTACAAAAGGTTGATTGGCATCAGATGGTTTGGTCCACTTGTACTGTGGTTTAATTTATCCTAagtttattcatattttatagtGGTTATAAAAATTGCCAAGTGGCGTATAAGTGGTGTGGGAGAGAATTTTGTGTTTCAATTATTTGGTGAAGTATTTGGGCTTTATTGGCTTTTATAAGCTTATACactcaaaattgtttttacctATATATAACATCCTAACATtgtttcaaatcaaaaacaaaaataccatccAAAACATATTAATAAACGGGACCCATTTTTGGTGGAATTTTCTATTGATGTAAAAATGACTAATTACCAAAATATGAtcttaaagaaaatgaaattagtTTTAGCGAATGTAGAATTCTTTGATAAGGTAAAAAATtgaccaagaaaaaaatttcaaaaaattagtaGTGCATGTTTGTAACTagaaccagaaaaaaaaaaaaaaaaaaaaatctataattaaGGTAAGAAATACCTGTTCCCTAAATGCCACCCAGACAAATTGCTCACTTGTGTTAGGGCTGTCCTCCACTTCTGCACCATCATTTGCTTATCTTTGAACCTTTCTTCATGTTTGGCGAATGCTACTCCAAAACTCTTTCTTTGATGCCGTACTTCCGATGGATCTACCTTGTAGAACACTGGTACAACGATTTGTTCCATTGTTTCCCTACACTCAAGGATCTTTACAAGTTCGTCCAAGCACCATGAGGATGATGCATAGTTTTGAGAAAACACAATGACTGAAATCCTCGACTCCTCAATAGCCTTGAGAAGTGCCGGTGAAATGTTTTCTCCTCTTTTGAGGTCGTCGTCATCTCTGTAGGTGTTGATTCCCATTCGAACCAAAGCATCATATAGATGGGCAGTAAAATTGTTGCGAGTATCTTCGCCTCTAAAGCTCAAGAACACATCGTAAATCCATTGACGGGTGGAAGATGAGGAAGAGGAAGTGGAAGataaagaggaagaggaagaggaagaggaagagactTCTTGGAAGGCCATGGATATGAAGAAGTGATTATATTGATTACTGCTTACTAGAGATAACTGCAGAACTCAGAAACACCTCTATTTAAAGTTAAACAGAGAAACTTGTTTGGCAACTTTCTTCTTGTTGTCTTTCTACAACAGGGAAGCAACTGTATGTGAACATGTTAAGTCAATTCTAAGAGTCATTGTAGTCTTTATGAGGTTTGTCGTGATATTGAAAGCACTGACGACTTTTCATCCACATGCATTTCTCCTTTTTTGACCAAGAATAAATCAGAGAAATGTAGACCATGAGAATAAATCAATGGGTTAAGTTTATCTGGATACCAAGACTCTCTCTTCAAGTCCTACATGCAATATTAATATTGTTAAATTCGACATGGCCCAATCCATGATGTCCATTATTTGCATGTGATCATCAATAAGGATGACATGAagtccttttattttatattaatattgtgATGTGACAATGCCAGTACGGAATTTTGTGGGTAAAAAATGTTACAGAACACTCTGAGAATCGCTGACTTGAAAGGCAACTGTAATGCCCTAGCTGGAgtaatttttcatcatatcagTCTTAGAGAAAAAGTCATATCTCTACGCGATTATATGACATCGGACGGAAGCAAGTTTAGTACGTTGGAAAGCTGATTCAAAGGCATACAAAAAGTCATGTTTCGTGAAGCTTTGCCAATTCCAACGTTTACTCGATCAAAACTGAAAACAAGTAGAATTATGAAGAAGTGGACAGACAAGCGTGTTCCAAATCCAAGTTCAAACTGAATTTGGAACGAGGTGATTATTTAATCTCCAACCATATAAAAGAAAGCTACAATATAATAGCCTCACAAAGTAGGGACATTATTTCACTAGCGCCTGCCCCCTTTGCAAAAACAGACGTAATTATTATCTAAAAATCATTTAGTAAGAGACCCCACCCCAACCTACACCATGTTCCCTCTTTACTATACCATATCTTATCAAACTATGCATTTGTACTTTTAactatttaaaaatcatttcaatATTGAAGAccttaatattattttatgggCCTAAAATTTACATCTACCTAAAGCCAGGCTTACGGTTTTGATGTTCATATTAACCGGATCCAATGGCTAAAGCCAGGCTCAGCAGCATCAATTAAACAAGTGATTAAGCGGAAGCCCAAATAATAGTTTAATGCTTTCTCCAACACATGCACCCCAATAAATGAATAGCTTGAGTGATTAAAGTGGACAGGGATCCCTTTATTTTGTAACGAAGAGTATTCATTtaatggttaagatttaaaACTAACATACTTAACGgtataattaagattttatattattatttttttaaaaaaaaaaacgtgctAATATTAACTTCATATACACAATTGGATGTACAAGCTTAATTTCAACCCTGACTATAAAATGGATACaatatatttcatttgaaattgagagaaccGTCCTCCGATTAAAGTGAATAGtgcttttgtccaaaaaaaaaagatgaattgTAGGAAATTTATATCCTTACAGAACACACTACAAGAATTTGTCATTTAGCTCAGCCTAAGCAGAAGCATAAAGCTAAAATCCAGTTTAAATGTAATTTGGGCAACGATAATAGAGTTGTGGCAATCTCCTAGGGCCTGCAGCAACATGAAGATCATGATTCAAATAAATAGCACTTCCATTCCAAGTAAGAATAGGATAGAAAGCAAAGTACTTATTTACTTAtcaatccaaaaacaaaaggctATTGGGATTAATATTCAAAATGGAAAACAAGACAAGGGAGTATGTGCTTTAGAAAGCAGTATTTCAAACCATTTCATCATACCACTTTTAGGAGGCTGGATTAGTTTCACAAGCCATAAGAAAATGGAGCACAACAACTTTGGTTTGGATAGCTTTGTAATATGCATTTCTGAAAGCCCTGTAATGGAATTCTTTTCAATCAAAAAATATCATTCTTAATGTCATAGAATTCTTTTGtatttagtgaaaaaaaaataataataataaaaaaaaaaaagaaaaagaaaaagaaagaaattattcACATCAAACCCACTCCGTCACAATCCACACGAATGCCATTCAAGAACATACATACCAAAACACACAAGACTGGTTGAATCCTTTGACTCAAGGTTGCTAACTAGCCCTTTGATTGTACCACCACCGTCCATcaccatttctcaaaataaagcTAATGtctatatcatcatcatcattcctGTAAATAAGTAATATTAATTTCTACACCATGCTTTGAATCCCAAGGGGTAAGAAGCAATATTATGTGTACACCCAAATTTCAATATGTGAAGCACTTACATTATTATAACCCAAGTTCTGGggtgatttgattgatgtaattGCAATTCACCATATCCTCTGCATCTGAAATTCCTTGGCAGAAGGCAGATCACAAAAGCAGGTGCCTGTAATATAGGCCTGACACATGGAAGCACCAGTTTGCCATGGAGGTAGAGTAGAGTCCATCACAAGGTGTTGAGAAGCATTTCATTCTCAGATCTTAGCAGCTATAAAATTTTCTGGTCCCAAGATTATCTCTTGTCCCTCTTTTGTTGGGGGTACAAATTGGCTTCCAAGTTgccatcaccatcatcatcgcGACATCTCTTAGAAAGTTCAACACCATCCATTAAACCTATCGCTTCCTCTTCATATCTTTGTTCTATATGGAATCCACAACTTTTAAAGAACACTGTCTTTGAAGGATTATAACTGAAATCCTTGCACTCAAATTTAACTCAAAGATTATCCGTCTTTAGCTGAGAATGGCATGAACCATTGTAATCCAACCATACACATTCTGAGCTGGCTGGCTTATATGTCTCCATGGAGGAACTATAATTGATTGGTTGACCATTATTGGTGACTTCAACATGAATCTGAAAAATATCTCCATCTTGTCCATCACTCATTCCAATAACAGCAGAGAAAGCAAATGTTGTATTCTTTGAATTCAAATGTACAGGCCCGTTGATTTCCATTTCACACAAATTAGTATTTGAAACCTCTTTACGATAGCTGAAGCAATCTGGAATTTTGTTTCCCTGAAATAAACAGCCAAATATACGGACCTTACGATTTCCCTGTTACATGGATATAACAGATTTTCAGTGATACAACCAACACATAGTAACATGTacatatatgagagagagagagagagagggggggagagagataccTCACTGAGTAAATGATATTGTACATCATTCCCTATATGTTCAGGGCAATCCGAGAAGTCAATCCATCGAAGCATTGGCAAATCGTTTATGTTATTAAATGGCAATCTTTCCAAAGACGTGCATCTACCCAAATATACATATTCTATATTTGGCGGAAGTTCTGGAATGTCTCGAAGCTGGTTGCAACCTTCCAAGCTAAGGCTATGCAATGGAACAAATCTGTTGAACCATGAAGGAAGGCTAACAATAGCACTACTTGATAGATCTAGACGTACCAAACTGTTGAAAGGGCATTCAAGTTGAAACATTCCTTCCAATGATTGCTGTGTTGGAGATACCGCTTCAACCCCGACAAGCTCTGGTGGGTCCACGGTATTAGACAAATGAGATCTTCTAGCtacttctaaaaatattttcaataacaCGCACCCCTTAGCAGACACTTTTATTACATTTGGTGGGAGTCCTAGAATTTCTCGAAGCTGCTTGCAATCTTCCAAGTAAAGTTTCTTCAATCCAACAAATCTGTTGAACCATGTAGGAAGGCTAACAATTGCGCTACCTGATAGATGTAGGTCTGTCAATGATTGCTGTCCTGGAATTACCGTTCTAACCCCCACAGGCTCTGGTGGCTCCTCCGTATCAAACAATTGAGATCTTCTACcttcttctaaaaatatttcCAATGACAAGCACCCCTTAGCTTCTACCTTTTCTACATTTGGTGGAAGTCCTAAAATTTTTCGAAGTTGCTTGCATTCATTCAAATCAAGGAACTTCAATCTAACAAAACTTTCGATGCATCGTGGAATGGTAACAATATCACTCCCTGATAGAATTAATTTGTACAACATGGAGCCACAATCAAGTGTGCTGAAGAAATTTGATTCTGATAGGGTACAATTTCTAAGATTCAACTCTCGAAGTTTTGAAAATACTATTGAGGAAGAATCATCAATAGAACCACTTGAATTTTTCGAAGGTAACAATTGGAGTAATTCTGTCCCAGATGAAATTGCAGATTCCTCTAGAGATACAATAGAGGGTATGGATTGTCTATTATCCTCTACCTTATCTACAAACTTGACTTTTGAACAATTGTCGAGAGAAAGATACACTAAATTTTGTGACTGATAAATGCTATCTGGAAGATTCGTAAGGTTTGTGCAATTGTTTAGAAGTAATCTCTCAATCCTACCCATGTACCCAAAGGATGAAGGGAGTTCTTTTATACCAATACAACCATTGAGACCAAGAGACTCTAAATGTTGCAGTTGATGAATGTTATCCGGAAGATTCATAAGGTTTTTGGAATTGTCTAGATGTAATTTTTTAAGTCCAACAAGGTACCCAATGGAAGAAGGCAGTTCTTCTATACCAGTATCATAAAAGTAGATATCCTCTAAACATTCCATTCGACAATCAATTTCAGGAAAGTTCTTAAGCATTGAACAACCAAAAAATTCGAGATATTTTAGAGATCTCAACTTTAAGCTTTTCGGAAAACTTCTAAGATTAGAACAGGATGTAATGATCAACTCAACAAGCTGATCAAGGAATCCAACAGAACAATGAACCTCAACCAGATTTTCGCAATCAACAAGTTTCAACGACTCTAAATTTGGGATCTTTGAAACATCAGGGATTTTTTCAAGGAATTTACAGTTATAGAAATCCATAGTTGTCAAGTTTTGGAAATGctgtcaagaaaaaaaaggaaaattagttataactttgaaagaaatttacaacagaatttaaaaacacaaatattataataaaaattttacctGAACTCCTTCCAATATCTTGATGCGACTGTGAGCCATTCTTAAAATCACAAGGTTCTTTCCACGAAAATTGGATGGAAAAGATTCTCCTTGATATTCAGCCCAATCTATTACTCTTAATTCATTAGAGTGAATATTAGGCTCTTCAGAAAAGTGTGCATTACGGTTTATAAACAATCTGAGcattttcatcttcttgaaGGTTTTAGGACTCAGCTGTATTATGAGGTCTGGACCTGGCAAATCTATCAATATGCCCTCAACTTTGTTTGTTCCCTAGCAAGACAATGTATGGTTAAGTGTAGCAACAAAATGATAACATAAAGTCCTACATATTTTAACACTTGCTAGAACTATAATTCTAgtcttaataaaatttatatctattttatataaatatatagatatatgcaTTTATTACTTTGTAAAAAGAAATAAGCTTATACTCGATTTGCTTCGTCTTTgtatattgcatttttttttttttttttaagattttcaaAAGAGTAATTTGCCTTTTTCTTCTTAGATCAAGCTTGGCTTTCCAAATCCTTTCGGGTAGAAGGCTAGAAGCCTTTTAAAGGAGCGTATGTTTGATCAACCATCAACTCTCCtgttatttgaaaacaattttacaaaaaacaGTCGGACTCTATTGTAGTTATGGTGTAAtttaaaattgggtttgaaattaaatttattctACTTATTTGATTCTTTTCCGTAGCATATATGTATCAACATACATATATTTGCATGTAAATacttttaagtattttttatgcaataaaaaaaaaaaaaatacactagTAGCTTAactaatgaaaaataaacaaatgtaaaattaaaaggtatttttaacataattcttACCATATCTCCTTCTAGGACACACCGAACATCCTCATGAAACCACAATCTGCTGCGCTTGCCAGGATCTCTAGGTGATTCTTGtctaacaatttctctacccatttcttGTAGCAAGTCATGCATCACCAATGATCCCGAAGACGACTCAGTTATGAGACACTTTTCCTTTAGCTCTTTGATGCCACTATATGATATAAAACCAAAACTATCTAgcatttttttgacatattctaCATTCTCTCCTTTGAAGAAGCAAGCGATGTCAAGGAAAATACTCTGCGCATTTTCATccaatccatcaaaacttattctaagtttattttgaatatCACTGTGAGGAATTTTTTTGTACTCGTCCAATTTACTTTCCCAATAACGTATATCTCTACCTTTTAGAGTCGAGCCTAACACCACTAAAGCTAGTGGCAATCCTCCGGCATATCGCACTGCATCTTTTGTAACTTCCACATAACCATCATTAGGTCTATCTCTATCGAAGGCATGATAACTAAAGAGCTGAAGAGCTTCATTGCAATCCAATTCCTTCACCTCATATCTTAAAACTTGATGCTTAGTTAGTAAATTTTCATCTCTTGTTGTTACgatgattctacttcctaagCCAAACCAATTAGCTTTTCCAGCTAATTTTTTTAGTTGTACTGactgatccacatcatcaagaactaaaaGTACTCTTTTTAGGCGAAGCCTTTGCTCTATCAAACCAATTCCTTCATCAACATTGTCAATTGTTAGACTTGAGCATCCTAGGATCCgagaaagaagtttattttgcaaactaATCAGACCGCCTGTTTGGCTGCAAGTTTCTCTAATGTCACTAAGAAAACACCTATTGTCAAACTGAGAAGCAATCGATTTGTAGATGGCTTTGGCtagagttgtcttaccaattccaccaaTTCCGAAGATCCCTACCATGTGTATACTTTCTTTATTCTCCATATCTAAAAGCGACTTCACAGCTTGTACACATGACTCTATTCCAACAGGATACGGGGCAACTTGAAAG from Corylus avellana chromosome ca6, CavTom2PMs-1.0 includes the following:
- the LOC132185524 gene encoding disease resistance protein RPV1-like, with translation MAFQEVSSSSSSSSSLSSTSSSSSSTRQWIYDVFLSFRGEDTRNNFTAHLYDALVRMGINTYRDDDDLKRGENISPALLKAIEESRISVIVFSQNYASSSWCLDELVKILECRETMEQIVVPVFYKVDPSEVRHQRKSFGVAFAKHEERFKDKQMMVQKWRTALTQVSNLSGWHLGNRYFLP
- the LOC132185008 gene encoding TMV resistance protein N-like; protein product: MAFHGVASSSSSSSSSDRQWDYDVFLSFRGEDTRNNFTAHLYAALDRNGINTYKDDVNLKRGENISPELLNAIEKSRISVIVLSQNYASSSWCLDELAKICDCKEMKGQIVVPVFYKVHPSEVRYQKKNTFGEAFAKHEERFKDDRMKVQRWKTALTEVASLSGWHSENRNEPELIQEIIEWVNSILVKETCFQVAPYPVGIESCVQAVKSLLDMENKESIHMVGIFGIGGIGKTTLAKAIYKSIASQFDNRCFLSDIRETCSQTGGLISLQNKLLSRILGCSSLTIDNVDEGIGLIEQRLRLKRVLLVLDDVDQSVQLKKLAGKANWFGLGSRIIVTTRDENLLTKHQVLRYEVKELDCNEALQLFSYHAFDRDRPNDGYVEVTKDAVRYAGGLPLALVVLGSTLKGRDIRYWESKLDEYKKIPHSDIQNKLRISFDGLDENAQSIFLDIACFFKGENVEYVKKMLDSFGFISYSGIKELKEKCLITESSSGSLVMHDLLQEMGREIVRQESPRDPGKRSRLWFHEDVRCVLEGDMGTNKVEGILIDLPGPDLIIQLSPKTFKKMKMLRLFINRNAHFSEEPNIHSNELRVIDWAEYQGESFPSNFRGKNLVILRMAHSRIKILEGVQHFQNLTTMDFYNCKFLEKIPDVSKIPNLESLKLVDCENLVEVHCSVGFLDQLVELIITSCSNLRSFPKSLKLRSLKYLEFFGCSMLKNFPEIDCRMECLEDIYFYDTGIEELPSSIGYLVGLKKLHLDNSKNLMNLPDNIHQLQHLESLGLNGCIGIKELPSSFGYMGRIERLLLNNCTNLTNLPDSIYQSQNLVYLSLDNCSKVKFVDKVEDNRQSIPSIVSLEESAISSGTELLQLLPSKNSSGSIDDSSSIVFSKLRELNLRNCTLSESNFFSTLDCGSMLYKLILSGSDIVTIPRCIESFVRLKFLDLNECKQLRKILGLPPNVEKVEAKGCLSLEIFLEEGRRSQLFDTEEPPEPVGVRTVIPGQQSLTDLHLSGSAIVSLPTWFNRFVGLKKLYLEDCKQLREILGLPPNVIKVSAKGCVLLKIFLEVARRSHLSNTVDPPELVGVEAVSPTQQSLEGMFQLECPFNSLVRLDLSSSAIVSLPSWFNRFVPLHSLSLEGCNQLRDIPELPPNIEYVYLGRCTSLERLPFNNINDLPMLRWIDFSDCPEHIGNDVQYHLLSEGNRKVRIFGCLFQGNKIPDCFSYRKEVSNTNLCEMEINGPVHLNSKNTTFAFSAVIGMSDGQDGDIFQIHVEVTNNGQPINYSSSMETYKPASSECVWLDYNGSCHSQLKTDNL